CCTGCAGCTGGCTCACGGTCAGCCGGTCGCGCTGCTCCAGCAGATCGATGATGCCGAGGCGCATGGGGTGCGCCATGCACCTGAGTACGTAGGCGGCCTGTTCCAGTTTCTTCTGCTCCACCCTTACTTTTAAGTTGCTCATGCTCTGGTTTGGTTTGTTCACCTGTTATATATGGAGAAGTGTTCATATATAAATAATGATACAATTATCGGGCGGTGTGAGTTCCTGCAACCACAGTAAGGCCGTGTCTCCGGGTTCCTTTACGGCAAGCCTGCTGCTGTGCCCGTGTGCCGCTCTGCTTCTCCGCGCGCCATCTGCTTTCCCTGGTTCAATATACCAGGCTGTGTGATATAGGACGGAATGACTCCTGATATCAAATCTGCCTCTCATTCGTCCCCAGAGTGGCTGGTCAGGTTTCAGCGGATGCTTGTATCTCAAAGGCTAGCTATATAGCTTACCCTCAAATAGAAAGGAGGCGGATGAAGGCAGGGCGCGGCGAACCAGGCATGCAACTCAATGGATTAGCTTCTCTTCGAGCAGCACCCGGTTGCCCTCGCCCCGGATTTGGAGAATGATAGCGGTGTAGGCGCTTTCCCAGTAGATGTCGAGGAGGCCGAAGTTCAGCGCGCCCACCTGCTCCCCGACCCGGTATATGTTGCCGCCCTTCCGGGCCCTGCGGTGGTGCGTCATGCCGCTGGCGGTAATCTCGTAGAGCGGGGCGTCATATCCCTTTAGTTTGATTTTGCCCAACTCGCCCACGTGCCGGTCGCCGGAGAGGAGGATGGGGATGGCGGGTTGGGTTTGCTCCAGGAGGCGGAACAGCCGCTCGCGCGCCTGCGGAAAGGCTGACCAGTTGGTGTAAGCATGGCCCGTGGGCAGCACCTGGATGCCGCTGGCGATGAGGTGTACGCTGGCGTCGCTGTCGGTAAGTTCCCGCTCCAGCCACCGCCACTGCTCCTCGCCCAGCACGTCGCCGGTTTCGTTTGGCATATAGAAACCGAAGATGGAGTTCAGCCTGTCGCGGTGGTAGCGTACGTCCAGCAGCAGAATTTTTATTTTGCGGTTGCCCTCGCCCACGGTGTAGCTGCGGTATATGCCTTCCTGCTCCCGCACGGGGGCATTTTCAGGCACACCAATGAAGTCGAGGAAGAGCTGCTGGCTCTGCGCCTTCTTCTCAAACTCCTTGCCTGCGCCGTCATAGGCATAGTCGTGGTCGTCCCATATGCCGGTGATGGGCGTGGTTTGGAGCAACTGGCGGTAGCCGGGGTGCTGTTGCTGCAGGCGGTAGTGCCGGGCCATCACAGCCATATCTCTGGTGTCGGCGTAGATATTGTCCCCCAGCCACACCCACAGGTCCGGTTTGGTGGCTACAATGCTTTGCCAGAGCGGCTGCTGTTGCAGTTGGTTGTTGCAGGAGCCGAAGGCAATGCGGGTGCGGGTACTGTCAGTTGCGGCGTCATGCTGCGCGGCGGAGGGCAAGGCAGCGCACAACAGACACAGCAGCAGCAGGGTGCCGCGCAGAGAATCGAGGAGTTTCAGGAGCATATGGCCCGTATACCCGATTGGTGGTGCAGGAGTTTTAAGGCAGGCTGACAGGAAAAGTACTTCCTGCACGCAGGAAGTACTAGGGCTTAGAGGAGCAGGGGCCCCCTGAAAGGCCTCCAGAGAGACAGATGGTAGTTTTCAGTAGCTTGGAAAAGGCAGCAGCAATCGCTAAAACTATGAAAGCATCCGGTCTTCGCCTAATGAAATAGATGAACGCCCGGATTTTACCGACCAGCCGGCCCCATATAACCCTGATTTCCCAAAACTGCCGCTATATAAAAAGGGAGGCCACACAGCAGGCGACCTCCCTTTTTACAGCTTCAATACCTGTATCCGGATAAAATCAACCTAAACCTGCATGGGAGAAGTGGCGCTTCTCCCATGCAGGTTTAGGTTGATTAGACACGACACAAAAAGGCTTGTGTTCTGGTATGTGTCGTGTGCCTTTTCTTAATATGGCTTCGCAGAATGAGAGTCGGTCCGGGACTGCTCCAGGCCCTCCTTGGAAGAAGTGTTCGCCTGCGGCCCGTCCGTGCCCACCGTTTTCATCTTCTTCATCATCTCAGCCGCATTCCTGATTCCCTCAGACACACGCCGTCCGTAGTCTTCATCGGCCTGGGTAAAGTATTCCAGCATCTTCTTTTGGATGCGCTCGTCGCAGCCAGCCAAAGTGTTCGACAGGTTCATGATCAGCTCGTCTCGCTCCCAGTCCTCAAAGTTGCGGTAGGTCTCACCCGCCTGTTTGAACGGGTTTGGCCGGTCAATTGGCTGGCGCACCAGGTTGGCTTCGTAGCGCGGGGTGTATTCTTTGCCTGTCTTTGGCGCCTCCTGCAACCCGCCCAAAATAGACGGCTCGTAGTTTACGTGCTTGTTCTGGCCCGGGGCGAAGTCGGTTTTAAAGGCCATCTGGCCGCCGCGCTGGTTGGTGGCCACCTGTTTCTTCGGGGCGTTAATCGGCAACTGCAGGTAGTTTGCCCCTACGCGGTAGCGCTGGGTGTCGGAATAGGAGAAGGTGCGGCCCTGCAGCATTTTATCGTCCGAGAAATCAAGCCCGTCCACCAGCACGCCGGTTCCGAAGGCCGAGAGCTCCACCTCGTTGAAGTAGTCCTCTGGGTTTCTGTTCAGCGTCATCTTGCCGACAGGGTGCCACGGGAACTGCTCCTTTGGCCAGATTTTGGTGTCATCCAGCGGGTCGAAGTCCAGTTCCGGATGCTCGTCGTCGCTCATGATCTGCACGTTCAGTTCCCACTCGGGGTAGTCGCCGTTCTCGATGGCCTCGTACAGGTCCTGGGTGGCGTGGTTAAAATTCTTTCCCTGGATTTCTTCCGCCTCTTTCTGCGTCAGGTTACGGATGCCCTGCTTCAGCGGCTCCCAGTGGTATTTCACCAGCACGGCCTCCCCGTCAGCATTCACCCACTTGTAGGTGTTCACGCCGGAGCCCTGCATCTGGCGGTAGTTGGCCGGTATGCCCCACGGCGAGTACAGGAAGGTGACCATATGGGTGGCTTCCGGGGTGCCGGAGAAAAAGTCGAAGATGCGGTGCCCGCTCTGGATGTTGGTGATGGGGTCTGGTTTCTGGGAGTGAATCAGGTCCGGGAACTTCATGGCATCCCGGATGAAGAATATCTTCAGGTTGTTGCCCACCAAATCCCAGTTGCCGTCTTCGGTATAGAACTTCACCGCGAATCCGCGCGGGTCGCGTAGCGTTTCGGGCGAGCCAGCCGGATGGCCTACCGTGGAAAAGCGCACAAACACCGGCGTCTGCTTTCCTTTTTCCTGAAACAGTTTGGCGCGGGTGTATTTGGCAATCGGCTGGTCGCCCACCTTACCATAGGCTTCGAACACGCCGTGGGCGCCGGCGCCACGGGCATGCACCACGCGCTCCGGCACGCGCTCGCGGTCGAAGTGCGATATCTTCTCAATGAAATGGTAGTTCTCCATGGTGGCAGGGCCTCTGTTGCCAACGGTACGGGTGTTCTGATTGTCCCTCACCGGATGGCCTTGCCGGGTGGTCAGGATGTTGCCCTGCCCGCTCTGGCCGTTGCCGGAGTGCATGGCGCCTCCGCTTTTGCTTTGGTTGCCGTTTTCGCTGTTTTCTTTCATGTTCATGCTATATATAGTTAGATTGATGGCCCGCTTGATCTACAATATACTCTATAAAGTCATTAGTTGGTTATAGATATTTCCTATAAAGCATCTGCATGCTTTATATAGGCTGCCAGGCACAAAGCAGGGGAGGTCTTCATGCGCTGAGGGACTTGCGCCGGAGAGGCTTGGTATATGGTATACGCAGAGAAAGAATCGGGTGGCGGAAATTCCGGGTATATGACGGCAGCATTTTAGAGAAGGGCTTTCGGCAAATCGGTTTAGTGAAGCCATGCTATGTAAATGCCATATAGCTGCACCGGCCGGATAGGTAAATCGCTGTGGCAGGAAGGGGCAGAACCTGATTAGAAAAACGTTGGCCGCTCAGGTTCGTTTATAGGGGTAGGAAATACTAAATAAAACTCACACAACTATGGAAAGAGACAACGAATATCATAACCGCCACAACAGCGACCGGCAGCGACGCCAGGACAACGAGAAGTTTGAGAACTACAGAGACCGCTACACCAGCCGCGGCAACTACTACGGCATGCGCGACACGGACGCAGAATACCGCAACATGCGCAGCACCGGCAGCACCAACTACGGGTCAGGGCCGGTAGGCGGATACGACGCCAGCAGCTACAGGGGGGGCGGCGATCGGCATAACCAGAACCACTACCATTACGGCGACCCCAACCCCTATATGGGCAACGACCGGAACGGGGGCTACGAGCGGACCAGGGGCACCGGCTGGCGCGACAACAACGACAGGTACAGCCACTACGGCAGCAACCGCACCGACGACCGGGAGCGTTACGACCGCCAGGATAACAGCTACCAGTACGGCGACCAGGGCCAGGGCAGGCGCTACAGCGACTTCGGCCGCGACGAGGGCCGCACTTACAACCAGCACACGAACCGGGGCTATAACGCCGCAACCGAGGACAGCTACTATGACCGCTCTGACTTTGACCACGACAGGTCAGACAACGACTACCGTGGCAGCAGCCGCAACCCGCAGCGCAACCTCAGCCAGTGGCAGGACCGCTACAACGACAGCGACGACTTCCGCTACAGCGGCCGCATCCAGTCTTCCGGCAGCGACCGCGGTGATACCTATGCCACCGGGCTTTACGCCTCAAACCGTGCCTATAACAGCGACAATCCCTCTGACAGCGACGGAGATCGCAGCAGCAGCCGACAGCGCCGCAGCGGCCGTTCCGGCCCCGACTACTCCAGCCGCTCCTCTATCAGCGATTACGGGGCAAGGGAATACCGCGGGTAAAGCAATGTATCTTGTATAAGAAAAGCCCACCGAAACGGTGGGCTTTTTGCTGCGCTGCACCCGGGCACCCGCTCCCGTGCATCGGCAGGCATCAGTTTTTGCGTATATCCAAGGCAGAAATCGTATATACCCTAACAAAACACCTATGAGTAAACTGAATACCTTATTGCCTGCTATCCTGCTGCTGCTCCTGGCCGGCGGCTCGTCATGCACGATTCAGCCCCACGACCTCCCGCTCGAAAAAGACGTTGTCCAAGATGCCTATTGGGTGCTGATGTCGGTAGGGGGGCAGGATGTGGAGGTGCTGAACAACACGCAGACCGCCTATATCCGGCTCGAGGAAAACGAGAATGACGTGAACGGCTTCACGGGCTGCAACAAAATATCCGGTAGTTACACCCTGGATGGGGAGCGGCTGCAGTTCTCCAAACTCAGCAGCACCCGCATGGCCTGCCCCGACATGGAGGCAGAAAGCAAAATGATGGAGGCGCTGCGCCGCGTAGACAACTACAAACTGTCCGGCGACTTGCTGACGCTTTTTGATGGCAAAGAGGCCGTGGCCACCTTCATGACCGGAAACCCGGAAATTATGCGGAAGCAGGTGGAGGACCGGCTGCACATCGAGATTACGGATTGATTGGCAACGGGCAACACATCTGTGTAGTGTCCGGCCATATATGTTACCGGCTGCCTGCACATGGGGGCGACCTAAGGGCAGAAGTATCATATATGGCTGTACTCCTATACGCTGTGCAGAAGTGGTGCAGCGTATAGGTTTATAAATAAGTTACCTGCGCCTTGGCTCCGAACCTGCGCCCACGTGAAAGTCAGCTGCCGCGGGAGTGTTTCTTTTCTTCCCCCTGACGCAGCGGAGGGCCATGTTCTGATACCGCCCGAAGCCAGTGCCCGGGCTTACTTCCCCTGCGATGTTTTCATGAGCAGCTCGTTGAAGTTCTCGAGCAGCGCGATGTATTTGCGCTGCAGTTTCACAAGTTCCTGCTCACACTCCCGCATGTTGCCGGGCCTGTAGGGCTCCTGCGGCTCCCCGTCGAACGGCAGCAGCAGGCTGTTGGGGGCGGGGGCCTGCGGCTTGGGCGCCTCTTTCTTTACAGTTTTACCCAGATGCGGGAATTCCTGAGAGAAATCGTGGTGAATCACCTCGCCCAACTTCAGAATAAAGCTGTACGGGATGCTCGCCTCTTTGAACTTATTGTAAAGCGTTTTGCGGCTGATGCCCATCTTCTCGGCCACCACACCCACTGCCACCCCGCTCGCCTTGATGGCCTCTTTTATCATTTCGCCTCTGTGGAGGCCTGCTTTTGTCTCTGTCTGCTGCATCTATCCTGTCTGTAAAGGGTTTGCACATTCACAAATATAGGTAAGCGGATGGTCCGTTTTGTGAATGTGGACAAATTTTACACGATTACACACGCGTGGTTTTGGTCAGTGTTTTATATATAGCTTATATATAGGAACTTGTGAAACAGCGTTCCGGCTACAGCGGCTGTGAATGCGGCTTTTGTACACACTTTATCCACAGCGCCGACGCTTGCGCAAGTTGGTCCGGCCTGCGCATCGTGCCCCGGCCGGACCGTAGATACGGAACATTTTGAAAGATTATGCAAACAATGGCAGCCAAAACCGTACTTCTTAGTGTTTGTTTTCCTCTAACTGAGTCGGGTTATGTTAAAAAACTGTGCGAAGAAGGCGGTAGAAGATGTACTGAGCATCGAGTTGGGCGAGCAGGAGTCGCAGGAGTTGTATTACAGCATCTGCAACTACCTGATAGATCATGACGATACCTGCTATATTGGCGTCATCAGGTTTAAGTACACACTGCTCTGCGATGGCATCGATAGCAAAGTGAGCGACTACTTCATTATGGAGTATATGCTGGAGAAAATGAGGAAGAAACACCCGCTGATGCTGATGGCGCTCACCAACATCGTTATCAGTAAGTCCTGAGGCCGCACAGAAACACGCCTGATGGCAGTGTCTTACAGTCGCAGTGGTTTCGGCCTATACGCCGGAAGCAGTATGCTGGCCGGGTAACCCGATATACTTCGTAACCTTTCGGAGAAAAAACAGTAATATCATAAATTTATCAAGAACAGATGCTGTATCTGCCGCCCGTTTGAAGCTACTGAGGCTAGCGCTGAGTTACATATATAAATATAGAGCGATTTATATAGCCTTAGCTAGGCAGATTGGTGAGTACGCATGGTAATAAAACTTACTACAGGATGATGTGGCAAGGTTCCTGGGTATTTGTACGTATATCAGTAAGTATTTGTAACAAAAGTTCAGAGATTTAA
This window of the Pontibacter russatus genome carries:
- a CDS encoding alkaline phosphatase D family protein; its protein translation is MLLKLLDSLRGTLLLLCLLCAALPSAAQHDAATDSTRTRIAFGSCNNQLQQQPLWQSIVATKPDLWVWLGDNIYADTRDMAVMARHYRLQQQHPGYRQLLQTTPITGIWDDHDYAYDGAGKEFEKKAQSQQLFLDFIGVPENAPVREQEGIYRSYTVGEGNRKIKILLLDVRYHRDRLNSIFGFYMPNETGDVLGEEQWRWLERELTDSDASVHLIASGIQVLPTGHAYTNWSAFPQARERLFRLLEQTQPAIPILLSGDRHVGELGKIKLKGYDAPLYEITASGMTHHRRARKGGNIYRVGEQVGALNFGLLDIYWESAYTAIILQIRGEGNRVLLEEKLIH
- a CDS encoding catalase; translated protein: MHSGNGQSGQGNILTTRQGHPVRDNQNTRTVGNRGPATMENYHFIEKISHFDRERVPERVVHARGAGAHGVFEAYGKVGDQPIAKYTRAKLFQEKGKQTPVFVRFSTVGHPAGSPETLRDPRGFAVKFYTEDGNWDLVGNNLKIFFIRDAMKFPDLIHSQKPDPITNIQSGHRIFDFFSGTPEATHMVTFLYSPWGIPANYRQMQGSGVNTYKWVNADGEAVLVKYHWEPLKQGIRNLTQKEAEEIQGKNFNHATQDLYEAIENGDYPEWELNVQIMSDDEHPELDFDPLDDTKIWPKEQFPWHPVGKMTLNRNPEDYFNEVELSAFGTGVLVDGLDFSDDKMLQGRTFSYSDTQRYRVGANYLQLPINAPKKQVATNQRGGQMAFKTDFAPGQNKHVNYEPSILGGLQEAPKTGKEYTPRYEANLVRQPIDRPNPFKQAGETYRNFEDWERDELIMNLSNTLAGCDERIQKKMLEYFTQADEDYGRRVSEGIRNAAEMMKKMKTVGTDGPQANTSSKEGLEQSRTDSHSAKPY
- a CDS encoding META domain-containing protein, whose product is MSKLNTLLPAILLLLLAGGSSCTIQPHDLPLEKDVVQDAYWVLMSVGGQDVEVLNNTQTAYIRLEENENDVNGFTGCNKISGSYTLDGERLQFSKLSSTRMACPDMEAESKMMEALRRVDNYKLSGDLLTLFDGKEAVATFMTGNPEIMRKQVEDRLHIEITD
- a CDS encoding helix-turn-helix domain-containing protein encodes the protein MQQTETKAGLHRGEMIKEAIKASGVAVGVVAEKMGISRKTLYNKFKEASIPYSFILKLGEVIHHDFSQEFPHLGKTVKKEAPKPQAPAPNSLLLPFDGEPQEPYRPGNMRECEQELVKLQRKYIALLENFNELLMKTSQGK